A single region of the Polyangiaceae bacterium genome encodes:
- a CDS encoding serine/threonine protein kinase has protein sequence MVADVFDIVGSVIHGAYRVEAVVAEGGFAVVYRAQHQGFNAPVALKCLKLPEKLDAQRQEAFLRQFRAEGELLFALSAALPTVVRPLAIDALNTNDGTFVPYMVLEWLEGETLDVIVERRNEQQRAPLPIKKLVRLLGPVADALAKAHNFSSRQGQVSIVHSDIKPENIIIAKVAGEEVVKILDFGVAKAQSVASQVAGRGGEKANVTSFTPAFAAPEQWKPEHYGQIGPWTDVWGLALTMVEALAGKPVIEGDPAAMMGIALDPLERPTPQAHGVKVDNAVEAVFARALSVDPRERQRDVGVFWGELLVALGMKQERAGDTRREAGAVPREEVVEAALPPGARRGPPRPAPPRPQRAPTRPTLGVDNPFEDSDDELDAGLDSVPPGLEAPLPSVPPGGDFGSEASFPSVPPRFGGEASLPSKPPAPPRRAPGRMTVQQTAAAAQNLFELDSVPPPPDSMPGLEPVASAPPPAPAGDPFGDLPDPPPPPPAPPAPPEDLFAHAPAPPAAEPPPQLARSYGMEAPLPSVPRAPVRTPGALELDVGEGRDRAQIREAGRPLARHVPPALGMEAPPKTPPPWLKIGLVLVAVGMAVGGAGRVYQANTGQSLGFGPVNTTLVAGVLLLAGIGLIVYQLLPRDR, from the coding sequence ATGGTGGCCGACGTCTTCGACATCGTCGGGAGCGTCATCCACGGCGCGTATCGGGTCGAAGCCGTCGTTGCCGAGGGCGGCTTCGCCGTCGTTTACCGCGCGCAGCATCAAGGCTTCAACGCGCCGGTGGCGCTCAAGTGTCTGAAGCTTCCCGAGAAGCTCGATGCTCAGCGTCAAGAAGCGTTCTTGCGTCAGTTCCGGGCGGAGGGCGAGCTGCTGTTCGCGCTGTCTGCGGCGCTGCCCACGGTGGTGCGTCCGCTCGCGATCGACGCTCTCAACACCAACGACGGCACCTTCGTGCCGTACATGGTGCTCGAGTGGCTCGAAGGTGAAACCCTCGACGTGATCGTGGAGCGCCGCAACGAGCAGCAGCGCGCCCCGTTGCCGATCAAGAAGCTGGTGCGGCTCTTGGGGCCCGTCGCTGATGCGTTGGCGAAGGCGCACAACTTCAGCAGTCGTCAGGGGCAGGTCTCCATCGTTCACTCGGACATCAAGCCCGAGAACATCATCATCGCCAAGGTGGCGGGCGAAGAGGTGGTGAAGATCTTGGACTTTGGCGTGGCCAAGGCTCAGAGCGTTGCCAGTCAGGTGGCCGGGCGCGGGGGCGAGAAGGCCAACGTGACGTCTTTCACGCCGGCGTTTGCAGCGCCGGAGCAGTGGAAGCCCGAGCACTACGGTCAGATCGGACCGTGGACGGACGTCTGGGGCTTGGCCCTCACGATGGTGGAAGCGCTGGCGGGCAAGCCGGTGATCGAGGGCGATCCCGCGGCCATGATGGGCATCGCCTTGGATCCGCTGGAACGGCCGACGCCGCAGGCGCATGGAGTGAAGGTCGACAACGCCGTGGAGGCCGTGTTCGCGCGCGCCCTGAGCGTCGATCCGCGAGAACGCCAGCGCGACGTGGGCGTGTTCTGGGGCGAGCTTCTGGTGGCCCTCGGCATGAAGCAGGAGCGCGCCGGGGACACGCGGCGCGAGGCCGGCGCCGTGCCTCGGGAGGAAGTCGTGGAAGCGGCGCTGCCCCCGGGAGCACGACGCGGGCCGCCAAGGCCGGCGCCGCCAAGGCCGCAGCGCGCTCCGACGCGACCGACCTTGGGCGTGGACAACCCCTTCGAGGACTCCGACGACGAGCTCGACGCCGGCCTCGACAGCGTGCCGCCGGGACTCGAAGCGCCCCTGCCGTCGGTGCCGCCGGGTGGGGACTTCGGCAGTGAGGCTTCGTTCCCCTCGGTGCCGCCGCGTTTCGGAGGCGAAGCGTCGCTGCCGTCGAAGCCCCCAGCGCCACCGCGACGAGCGCCGGGGCGGATGACGGTGCAGCAGACCGCCGCGGCGGCGCAGAACTTGTTCGAGCTCGACAGCGTACCGCCCCCTCCGGACTCGATGCCGGGGCTGGAGCCGGTGGCTTCGGCCCCGCCGCCGGCGCCCGCGGGGGACCCCTTCGGCGACCTGCCGGACCCGCCGCCCCCGCCGCCCGCGCCGCCCGCGCCGCCCGAAGACCTATTTGCGCACGCCCCCGCGCCCCCCGCGGCCGAGCCCCCGCCTCAGCTCGCCCGCTCCTATGGCATGGAAGCACCTCTACCGTCGGTGCCGCGGGCCCCCGTTCGTACGCCCGGTGCTCTGGAGCTGGACGTGGGCGAGGGGCGGGACCGAGCGCAGATCCGCGAAGCCGGCCGTCCCCTGGCGCGGCATGTCCCGCCCGCCCTGGGCATGGAGGCGCCCCCCAAGACGCCACCGCCGTGGCTCAAGATCGGCTTGGTGCTGGTCGCCGTTGGCATGGCGGTCGGTGGCGCAGGGCGGGTGTATCAGGCCAACACCGGGCAATCCCTGGGCTTTGGGCCGGTCAACACGACGCTGGTGGCTGGGGTGCTGCTGCTCGCCGGCATCGGCCTCATCGTCTACCAGCTGCTGCCTCGGGATCGCTGA
- a CDS encoding protein kinase yields the protein MADDVFGIVGSVIAGTYQVERVVAEGGFGVVYRAHHVGFRAPVALKCLKIPQQLGSEHQAEFLEQFRAEAELLFRLSASIPTVVRPLHVDAVTLDNGTFVPFMALEWLEGETLEAVVERRKAQGLAPLSLKKLVRMLTPVARALERAHNFMGPDGPISVVHRDMKPENIFIANVAGDEIPKILDFGIGKAKSVASQVAGRASQTHSAFSSFTPAYGAPEQWVPKRFGQSGPWTDVWGLALTLVEVMAGRTIIDGDHAGMMGTVLDPTRRPTPRNEGIRVSDDVEAIFERALAVDPRERYPDAGKFWNDLVQAVGVRGEARDAFAPAPLDARAEGGHVPRVEQVEIASLPPARPPSVAPSSRFAETVPAEVAPRLSNAVPELAEIPDLGPVPERARSHSRPQMPAARVELELEETPPAVDLDLDLPPGERPSLRVPGSSPNWPVPERKGSGTFPAQRPRTASGSAWPAAEAPAGSAPHWSPPISPAPASGRARVASGAQHPAVDSVPPRSASGSFAAVDSSPPRSVSGAQHPVVGTPDPVASVPPPEAPRWSMPNAVTSAGPTPEPGLGRRLAPGIVLLALSIIVTVADQTYASSSGEVFAIGPLRAGWIAGPLMLVGVLLLGLGIARHFRR from the coding sequence ATGGCGGACGACGTCTTCGGAATCGTTGGAAGCGTCATCGCCGGCACGTACCAGGTGGAACGGGTCGTCGCCGAGGGCGGTTTTGGAGTGGTGTATCGCGCGCACCACGTCGGGTTCCGCGCGCCCGTCGCTTTGAAGTGCCTGAAGATCCCGCAGCAACTGGGGTCCGAGCACCAGGCGGAATTCCTGGAGCAGTTTCGCGCAGAAGCGGAGCTGTTGTTCCGGCTCTCCGCGAGCATCCCAACGGTGGTGCGCCCCCTTCACGTGGACGCCGTCACTCTCGACAACGGCACCTTCGTTCCCTTCATGGCGCTCGAATGGCTGGAGGGAGAGACCCTCGAAGCCGTGGTGGAACGCCGCAAGGCCCAGGGCCTCGCTCCACTGTCGTTGAAGAAACTCGTGCGCATGCTGACTCCCGTCGCTCGAGCTCTGGAGCGCGCGCACAACTTCATGGGCCCTGATGGACCCATCTCGGTCGTGCATCGGGACATGAAGCCCGAGAACATCTTCATCGCGAACGTGGCGGGGGACGAGATCCCGAAGATCTTGGATTTCGGCATCGGCAAGGCCAAGAGCGTGGCCAGCCAAGTGGCGGGTCGCGCCAGCCAGACTCACAGCGCGTTTTCCTCGTTCACACCGGCCTACGGCGCGCCCGAGCAGTGGGTGCCCAAGCGGTTTGGACAGTCGGGGCCGTGGACCGACGTATGGGGTCTGGCTCTGACTCTGGTGGAGGTGATGGCGGGCCGCACCATCATCGACGGTGATCACGCGGGGATGATGGGGACCGTGTTGGACCCCACGCGGCGTCCCACACCACGGAACGAGGGGATTCGCGTCAGCGACGACGTGGAGGCCATCTTCGAGCGCGCGCTGGCCGTGGATCCACGCGAGCGCTACCCCGACGCCGGCAAGTTCTGGAACGATCTGGTGCAGGCGGTCGGGGTGCGAGGAGAGGCTCGGGATGCGTTCGCCCCAGCACCCCTCGACGCACGGGCAGAAGGTGGCCACGTGCCGCGGGTGGAGCAGGTGGAGATCGCCTCCTTGCCTCCGGCTCGTCCGCCGAGCGTGGCGCCGTCGTCACGGTTCGCCGAGACGGTTCCCGCGGAGGTGGCGCCACGGCTTTCGAACGCCGTGCCGGAGCTGGCCGAGATCCCCGATCTAGGGCCCGTGCCCGAGCGCGCCCGCTCGCACTCGCGACCACAGATGCCGGCGGCGCGGGTCGAGCTCGAGTTGGAGGAGACGCCGCCAGCGGTCGATCTCGATCTCGATTTGCCGCCGGGCGAACGCCCATCGCTGCGAGTGCCGGGCAGCTCGCCCAACTGGCCGGTCCCCGAACGCAAAGGGAGCGGGACATTTCCTGCGCAGCGGCCTCGCACCGCGAGCGGCAGTGCGTGGCCCGCCGCGGAAGCCCCGGCGGGGAGCGCGCCGCACTGGTCTCCCCCGATCTCGCCGGCGCCGGCTTCGGGTCGGGCGCGCGTGGCGAGCGGCGCGCAGCACCCGGCCGTCGACAGTGTGCCGCCTCGGAGCGCCAGCGGCAGCTTCGCCGCGGTGGACTCGTCGCCGCCGCGCAGCGTCAGCGGCGCGCAGCACCCGGTGGTGGGCACGCCGGATCCTGTCGCCAGCGTGCCACCCCCCGAGGCACCCCGCTGGTCGATGCCCAACGCCGTCACCAGCGCAGGCCCCACGCCCGAGCCGGGGCTCGGGCGGCGCTTGGCG
- a CDS encoding EI24 domain-containing protein produces the protein MTDAALPPRPGLWAGFRAVFRGLGFMFRTPAAWPAGLVPAAILFGLSALFVSLAVLWVQPALETWIAPSHSWYSELGTAIASWVGALLASVLGVMIAAATTPPLSGPALESIIARQEKALGIPERAALGFFAEMWFGLKAQALAALFAGPLLLLLWIVELLAPPAAVVTIPAKLLVVALGLAWNLFDYPLTLRGVRMRDRLRLVRAYKPAVLGFGLGFALLFWLPCFSILMLPVAVAASTRLVWEMLSADRELLPELPRP, from the coding sequence GTGACGGACGCCGCCCTGCCGCCTCGCCCCGGACTTTGGGCCGGATTTCGTGCGGTGTTCCGTGGTCTCGGATTCATGTTCCGAACGCCGGCGGCATGGCCCGCCGGCTTGGTCCCCGCGGCGATCTTGTTCGGCCTCTCGGCGCTGTTCGTCAGCCTCGCGGTGCTCTGGGTCCAGCCCGCCCTCGAGACCTGGATCGCTCCCAGCCACAGTTGGTATTCGGAGCTCGGCACCGCCATTGCCAGCTGGGTCGGCGCCCTGCTCGCCAGCGTGCTCGGCGTGATGATCGCCGCGGCCACCACGCCACCGCTCTCCGGCCCCGCGCTGGAGTCGATCATCGCGCGCCAGGAGAAGGCCCTCGGCATTCCCGAGCGCGCCGCTCTCGGCTTCTTCGCGGAGATGTGGTTCGGCTTGAAGGCGCAGGCCCTCGCAGCGCTGTTCGCGGGCCCGCTCCTGCTCCTCTTGTGGATCGTCGAGCTCCTCGCGCCGCCCGCCGCCGTGGTCACCATCCCCGCCAAGCTCCTGGTCGTAGCCCTGGGTCTGGCGTGGAACCTGTTCGACTATCCCCTCACCTTGCGGGGCGTACGCATGCGCGATCGCCTGCGTTTGGTGCGCGCCTACAAGCCCGCGGTGCTCGGCTTCGGGCTGGGCTTCGCGCTGTTGTTCTGGCTGCCGTGCTTCTCGATCCTGATGCTGCCCGTCGCCGTGGCCGCCTCCACGCGCCTGGTGTGGGAAATGCTCAGCGCGGACCGCGAGCTGCTCCCCGAGCTCCCGCGTCCGTGA